A region from the Pseudomonas sp. KU26590 genome encodes:
- a CDS encoding ABC transporter ATP-binding protein: MSFISVKNVWQQYGDQVVLEGLNLSIAEGEFCTLVGASGCGKSTFLRLLLGQEVASKGTILLDGQPLAKEPDSTRGVVFQRYSVFPHLSVLDNVALGLELPRSALLGRLFGAAKRDAREQAAALLHKVGLDHALDKYPTQLSGGMQQRLAIAQALIMKPRVLLLDEPFGALDPGIRKDMHALLLELWRETKLTVFMVTHDLSEGFNLGTRLLVFDKVRIDPHAPGAYGARITYDIPLNSDRRAARVALDSLKTA, encoded by the coding sequence ATGAGCTTTATTTCGGTCAAAAACGTCTGGCAGCAATACGGCGATCAGGTGGTGCTCGAAGGCCTGAACCTGAGCATCGCCGAAGGCGAGTTCTGCACGCTGGTGGGCGCGTCGGGCTGCGGCAAATCGACGTTCCTGCGCCTGCTGCTGGGCCAGGAAGTCGCCAGCAAAGGCACGATTTTGCTGGACGGCCAACCGCTGGCGAAGGAACCGGATTCAACCCGGGGCGTGGTGTTTCAGCGTTATTCGGTGTTCCCGCACCTGTCAGTGTTGGACAACGTTGCCCTGGGCCTGGAGTTGCCGCGCTCGGCGTTGCTCGGGCGCCTGTTCGGCGCCGCCAAGCGGGATGCCCGCGAGCAAGCGGCGGCGCTGTTGCACAAGGTCGGCCTCGATCACGCGCTGGACAAGTACCCGACGCAGTTGTCGGGCGGCATGCAGCAGCGTCTGGCCATTGCCCAGGCGCTGATCATGAAGCCTCGGGTTCTGCTGCTCGACGAGCCGTTCGGCGCCCTCGACCCCGGCATCCGCAAGGACATGCACGCGCTGCTGCTGGAACTGTGGCGGGAGACGAAACTGACGGTGTTCATGGTCACCCATGACCTGTCCGAAGGTTTCAACCTCGGCACCCGACTGCTGGTGTTCGACAAGGTCCGCATCGACCCCCACGCCCCCGGCGCCTATGGCGCGCGCATCACTTACGACATTCCCCTGAACAGCGATCGTCGCGCCGCCCGCGTGGCGCTTGATTCGCTGAAAACGGCTTGA
- a CDS encoding urea amidolyase associated protein UAAP1, with protein sequence MTDSTTLFPVFAEELLPGGGHLSFVLKRGELLRLTDLNGNANVSLTLFNAHEKTERLNLPDSLKCQHTAKLTTGHCLYSDMGRVLAAITADTCGWSDSIGGVLCAEEVTEKYGQGRYQELRNGFFRNGADNLLVEMGKWGLGLSDLLMTLNLFSRVNVDAHGTLAFVPGNSKAGDSIELYAPMDTLVVMTALQHPMDPNPEYAPQPVQLSWMKADPSVAEHCRTSREENVRGFINTDRLFA encoded by the coding sequence ATGACTGATTCAACCACGCTGTTTCCCGTGTTCGCCGAAGAGCTGCTGCCCGGCGGCGGCCACCTGTCGTTCGTGCTCAAACGTGGCGAACTGCTGCGCCTGACCGATCTGAACGGCAACGCCAACGTCAGCCTGACGCTGTTCAACGCCCACGAAAAAACCGAGCGCCTGAACCTGCCCGACAGCCTCAAGTGCCAACACACCGCCAAGCTCACCACTGGTCACTGCCTGTACTCGGACATGGGCCGCGTACTGGCGGCGATCACCGCCGACACCTGCGGCTGGAGCGACAGCATCGGCGGCGTGCTGTGCGCCGAAGAGGTCACCGAGAAATACGGCCAGGGCCGCTATCAGGAACTGCGCAACGGCTTCTTCCGAAATGGCGCCGACAACTTGCTGGTGGAAATGGGCAAGTGGGGCCTGGGTTTGTCCGACCTGTTGATGACGCTGAATCTGTTCAGCCGCGTCAACGTCGATGCTCACGGCACGCTGGCTTTCGTCCCGGGCAATTCCAAAGCGGGCGACAGCATCGAGTTGTACGCGCCGATGGACACGCTGGTGGTCATGACCGCCCTGCAACACCCGATGGACCCCAACCCCGAGTACGCGCCGCAGCCGGTCCAGTTGAGCTGGATGAAGGCCGACCCCAGCGTCGCCGAACACTGCCGCACGTCCCGCGAAGAAAACGTGCGCGGCTTCATCAACACCGATCGACTGTTCGCCTGA
- a CDS encoding urea amidolyase associated protein UAAP2, producing MTSTMTSAPVSITHIPAGEPSLTELKAGQTLRLLDLEGNQAVDTLFYSLANPRERYDVQRTLRRQNNVYLSKGSVLYSNLGKPMLTIVEDTCGRHDTLGGACAQESNTVRYALDKKHMHSCRDSYLRACIHDGRLGKRDISPNINFFMNVPVTADGGLTFEDGISGAGKYVELRAEMDVIVLISNCPQLNNPCNGYNPTPAELLVWD from the coding sequence ATGACCAGCACCATGACCTCTGCCCCCGTGTCCATCACCCATATCCCGGCAGGCGAGCCCTCCCTTACCGAGCTCAAGGCCGGGCAAACCCTGCGCCTGCTCGATCTCGAAGGCAATCAGGCGGTAGACACGCTGTTCTACAGCCTCGCCAACCCCCGCGAACGCTATGACGTGCAACGCACGTTGCGCCGACAAAACAACGTTTACCTGAGCAAGGGCAGCGTCCTGTATTCGAACCTGGGCAAGCCGATGCTGACCATCGTCGAAGACACCTGCGGACGCCACGACACCCTCGGCGGCGCCTGCGCCCAAGAGAGCAATACCGTGCGTTACGCGCTGGATAAAAAACACATGCACAGTTGCCGCGACAGCTACCTGCGCGCCTGCATCCATGACGGCCGGCTGGGCAAGCGCGACATCAGCCCGAACATCAACTTCTTCATGAACGTGCCGGTCACAGCCGACGGCGGCCTGACGTTCGAGGACGGCATTTCCGGTGCCGGCAAGTACGTCGAACTGCGCGCCGAAATGGACGTGATCGTGCTGATTTCCAATTGCCCGCAGCTGAACAACCCGTGCAACGGCTACAACCCGACCCCGGCTGAACTGCTCGTCTGGGACTGA